One region of Rhodothermales bacterium genomic DNA includes:
- a CDS encoding TonB-dependent receptor — protein sequence MMRIRRCFAAAARGALLVALLVGAGAARAQTATLNGFVIDRADRQPIELVNIALRDDAGTLRGTVTDRDGVYLVTRLTPGRYVITASFVGYASVRDTLVLEPDENRTFNIELGTDEGALGEVLVQTERESGAARVTAGQQTIRPADLELIPVPDASADLAGYLSTLPGVISTGDRGGQLFIRGGEPTQNLVQLDGILLYQPFHVLGFYSAFPADILNRSDIYAGGYGAKFGERISSVIDIWTRDGNKRRYAGTGSISPFIGTVSLEGPLIRDKVSFLVSGRQSLLEQGAEKLVDQNLPFNFNDFFGKMHAELTPRSRFSMTALSTNDRGTLVEDLGGVEPEEVRWSNRAIGGRYLLLPRKLSISADLRFSHSRYDSELGPVNDPSRTSSIWNTAITFDSQFSGARANTEAGFALRLISSATELGGAFQNTEFKGVGIDHLAFYLEPEYKLGALRVRPGIRLQWYYLRVDPYLEPRLRIVYNAGRHQFSAAGGYYLQEIVGLNDRRDAASVFTAWTNIPRLNPRQPDVLAERVPSAIHAIAGYRVEPVDGFELSVEGFHKWLDNLFISEWTAFPRFTTRLQPASGTSYGFETRIELRRPKFYSVVNYGYSNTRYTANQASLLLWYGEETLSFRPPHDRRHQVNALISTEIAGFDLSARWEFGSGLPFSRALGFDGFVLVNDVIDVTEAPSTRRVIYERPYRGVLPTYHRLDLSIDRTFTYKNASMTVLGSMINVYDRRNLFYLDVFTLRRVDQLPFVPSFGLKVTFE from the coding sequence ATGATGAGGATACGGAGATGCTTCGCCGCGGCGGCCCGGGGCGCCCTGTTGGTCGCCCTGCTGGTCGGCGCCGGCGCGGCGCGGGCGCAAACGGCCACCCTGAACGGGTTCGTCATCGACCGGGCGGATCGGCAGCCCATCGAACTCGTGAACATCGCCCTGCGCGATGATGCCGGCACGCTGCGCGGGACCGTGACCGATCGGGATGGGGTTTACCTCGTCACCCGGCTCACGCCCGGCCGGTATGTCATCACCGCCTCGTTCGTGGGCTACGCGTCGGTCCGTGACACCCTGGTGCTGGAGCCGGACGAGAACCGGACATTCAACATCGAACTCGGAACGGACGAGGGGGCGCTCGGCGAAGTCCTGGTGCAAACCGAGCGCGAGTCCGGCGCGGCGCGCGTGACGGCGGGCCAGCAAACCATCCGGCCGGCCGATCTCGAACTCATCCCCGTGCCGGACGCCTCGGCCGACCTCGCGGGATACCTCAGCACGCTACCCGGCGTCATCTCCACCGGCGACCGCGGCGGGCAGTTGTTCATCCGCGGCGGCGAACCGACCCAGAATCTCGTTCAGCTGGACGGCATCCTGCTCTACCAGCCCTTCCACGTGCTCGGGTTCTACTCGGCCTTCCCGGCGGACATCCTCAACCGGAGCGACATCTACGCCGGCGGCTACGGCGCCAAGTTCGGCGAGCGCATCTCCTCCGTCATCGACATCTGGACGCGCGACGGCAACAAGCGGCGCTACGCCGGCACCGGATCGATTTCCCCGTTCATCGGCACGGTCAGCCTGGAAGGTCCGCTGATCCGCGACAAGGTGTCGTTTCTCGTTTCGGGCCGGCAGTCGCTGCTCGAGCAGGGCGCCGAGAAGCTGGTCGACCAGAACCTGCCGTTCAACTTCAACGACTTCTTCGGCAAGATGCACGCCGAGCTGACCCCGCGCAGCCGCTTCTCGATGACGGCGCTGTCCACGAACGACCGGGGGACGCTGGTAGAGGATCTGGGCGGCGTCGAACCCGAGGAGGTGCGCTGGAGCAACCGCGCGATCGGCGGGCGCTACCTGCTGCTGCCGCGGAAGCTGTCGATCTCGGCGGATCTGCGGTTCTCCCATTCGCGGTACGACTCCGAGCTGGGCCCGGTCAACGACCCCAGCCGCACCTCGTCCATCTGGAATACGGCCATCACGTTCGACAGCCAGTTTTCCGGCGCCCGCGCGAACACCGAAGCCGGCTTTGCGCTGCGCCTGATCTCTTCGGCCACCGAACTCGGCGGGGCGTTCCAGAACACCGAGTTCAAGGGCGTCGGCATCGATCACCTGGCCTTCTATCTCGAACCCGAATACAAGCTCGGGGCCCTGCGCGTCCGCCCCGGCATCCGGCTCCAGTGGTATTACCTCCGGGTCGATCCCTATCTCGAGCCGCGCCTCCGCATCGTGTACAACGCCGGCCGGCACCAGTTCAGCGCGGCCGGGGGGTACTATCTCCAGGAGATCGTCGGCCTCAACGACCGGCGCGACGCGGCGAGCGTCTTCACGGCCTGGACCAACATCCCCCGCCTGAATCCCCGCCAGCCCGACGTGCTCGCCGAGCGGGTGCCGTCCGCTATCCACGCCATCGCCGGCTACCGCGTCGAGCCCGTCGACGGCTTCGAGCTGTCGGTCGAAGGATTCCACAAGTGGCTCGACAACCTGTTTATCTCGGAATGGACCGCCTTCCCCCGATTTACGACGCGGCTCCAGCCGGCGAGCGGCACCTCCTACGGGTTCGAGACCCGCATCGAGCTGCGCCGGCCCAAGTTCTACTCCGTCGTGAATTACGGCTATTCGAATACCCGCTATACGGCGAACCAGGCGTCGCTGCTGCTGTGGTACGGGGAGGAGACGCTGAGCTTCCGGCCTCCGCACGACCGCCGGCATCAGGTCAACGCCCTGATCAGCACCGAAATCGCCGGGTTCGACCTCAGCGCCCGCTGGGAGTTCGGCTCCGGACTGCCGTTCAGCCGCGCGCTCGGGTTCGACGGCTTCGTGCTCGTCAACGATGTCATCGACGTGACGGAAGCTCCCTCGACGCGCCGCGTCATCTACGAGCGTCCCTACCGCGGCGTCCTGCCGACGTACCACCGGCTCGACCTCTCCATCGACCGCACCTTCACCTACAAAAATGCGAGCATGACCGTGCTGGGCAGCATGATCAACGTCTACGACCGGCGCAATCTGTTTTATCTGGACGTCTTCACGCTGCGCCGCGTGGATCAGCTTCCGTTCGTTCCATCGTTTGGCCTGAAGGTGACGTTCGAATGA
- a CDS encoding ATP-binding protein produces the protein MPIEQGYFGWRYYGALQDDAGFVWFATRYGLLRYDGYSFTPLERDPDDSTSVLTTWSGDGFMYKDIDGSFWFATAAGLEHFDPTTRRVLARYVHDPDNATSVSGRYISAFLRDTHGRYWVGTSMGLDLFDPEMGTFRHIYDQDSTGEGSVAIGWVRAIEEDPYGTLWIAVAGGQHLVPDDRNRLIGGVLRFDPATQSFRRYTHDTSAGRHTHDTEAEAILVDRRGTVWFGMWGEDGLHQYDRDHDRIIHLPYDPDRPDALSAPRQRDAIVHGNDPLGPGIRFLYEDAEGIIWIGGFKLGLNRYNPITGAMQHYEAEPQDPGSLVEDSIWGMLETSEGTKWILTWGGINRIRSTVGRFDFYRYKAPETPPISDGRIAAVFEDTRNQLWLGTVAGGLNRVDRASGTVQIYRNDPADTTSLGFNFVYDVAPFVSDSTQLWVSTTMGRSSLDVSTGRFVNYDTDFLDGHPDFFQIPDVAGTRAGSRFHIKSAWGSGLRICDRATGACDAIEQSDQTGGLPDAFITTAYCDRRDVCWFGTRNAGLLELIGDGDMWRFQRHLPEKNWITAIHERANGDLWVSSFLGLFWRNGEGAWHRLTSSDGLPSTIVSHLVPHGEDEIWIVTTAGVAVYRFSTGQIRSYAGETEHQKNFLWTSSIYQNARGEIIVGGLNGFLVFHPDRVKALDNHIPPIVHVEKLVGTSGHPAQYVSNRDPRFSYEDRDIDITFTGLHYDNPDKIRYAYRLAGYDQDWVDAGTRRSAHYARLPSGRYTFEVRAANPDGLWSESVVYPFGVAPPFWRHPVAYVLYLIFMGGGIYLVYSAQRNRLIQRERLASAQERALLIEQLDRTKSRFFVNLSHEFRTPLTLLLGPVRDALDGAYGELDPRFHGQLGAMHRAADRLHRLINQLLDLAKLEAGGMRLEARQGDLVAFVRALTLSFASRAEREGKHLQLDTHAEAAEVYFDRDKLEKIVYNLLSNAFKFTAAGGKIRVSVAASEGSARIVVRDTGEGIPAGELPHIFDRFHQADASPTRRHEGSGIGLSLAKELAELHGGTLTAESQQGFGSAFTLTLPLGRAHLRDEDLIAEETLPQVDKLDAADPVQQILSRASSLSAQVSPPTATILLVDDNADVRAYLKSHLAGYRILEAEDGEAGLALAIAESPDLVISDVMMPKLDGYGLCAALRKDRRTQDIPVVLLTAKAAEENKLEGLGAGADDYLYKPFSARELLARTENLIYRRKQLKAKYRQEVVLKPTEITVTSADAAWLEKVRGIVEAQMGDGQFGVERLAEEVGLGRRQLQRKMNELTGGTTHRFIQELRLERARQLLEQQAGNVSEVAYRVGFRDPRHFARLFQQQYGKPPSRWR, from the coding sequence ATGCCGATCGAGCAGGGTTATTTTGGATGGCGATATTACGGAGCCCTTCAGGACGACGCCGGCTTCGTATGGTTTGCCACGCGTTATGGATTACTGCGCTACGACGGCTACAGCTTCACTCCGCTCGAACGCGACCCGGACGACTCGACGTCCGTTCTGACCACCTGGTCGGGCGACGGATTCATGTACAAGGATATCGATGGATCGTTCTGGTTTGCAACTGCCGCCGGCCTTGAACACTTCGATCCCACGACACGCCGTGTGCTAGCTCGCTACGTGCACGACCCTGATAATGCAACATCGGTCAGCGGCAGGTACATATCGGCATTCCTGCGCGACACCCACGGCAGATACTGGGTCGGGACGTCGATGGGTCTCGATCTTTTCGATCCGGAAATGGGGACATTTCGCCACATCTACGACCAGGATAGCACGGGAGAAGGTAGTGTGGCCATCGGGTGGGTACGCGCTATCGAGGAGGATCCTTACGGCACGCTCTGGATTGCCGTGGCCGGCGGTCAGCACCTCGTGCCGGACGACCGGAATCGGCTGATCGGTGGTGTATTGCGTTTCGATCCGGCGACTCAATCTTTTCGGAGATACACCCACGATACATCGGCGGGGCGCCATACCCACGATACCGAAGCCGAAGCGATTCTGGTAGATCGTCGCGGTACAGTCTGGTTCGGCATGTGGGGGGAAGATGGGCTGCACCAGTACGACCGGGACCATGACCGGATCATACATCTGCCGTACGACCCAGATCGTCCCGATGCCCTCAGCGCACCACGACAGCGCGACGCCATCGTGCATGGCAATGATCCGCTTGGGCCAGGAATACGTTTTCTCTACGAGGACGCTGAAGGCATCATCTGGATAGGGGGGTTCAAGCTTGGCCTCAACCGGTACAACCCGATAACCGGCGCGATGCAGCACTACGAAGCCGAGCCTCAAGACCCGGGAAGCCTGGTTGAAGACAGCATCTGGGGGATGCTCGAAACGAGCGAAGGGACCAAATGGATATTGACGTGGGGAGGGATTAATCGCATCCGGTCGACGGTGGGTCGCTTTGATTTTTATCGCTACAAGGCGCCCGAAACGCCGCCTATCAGCGATGGGCGCATCGCGGCCGTTTTTGAGGATACGCGCAATCAACTCTGGCTCGGTACGGTCGCCGGCGGGTTGAACCGCGTCGATCGCGCTTCAGGGACCGTTCAGATTTATCGAAACGATCCCGCCGATACCACCAGTCTGGGGTTCAATTTTGTCTATGATGTCGCACCCTTCGTTTCGGATTCCACCCAACTCTGGGTGAGCACCACAATGGGGAGGAGCAGCCTCGATGTGTCGACAGGCCGATTTGTCAATTATGACACCGACTTCCTCGATGGGCACCCCGATTTTTTTCAGATCCCGGATGTCGCCGGCACCCGAGCCGGCTCGCGTTTCCACATCAAGTCTGCATGGGGGTCCGGATTGCGGATTTGTGATCGCGCCACGGGCGCTTGCGACGCTATCGAACAATCGGATCAGACCGGTGGACTCCCCGATGCGTTCATAACGACAGCCTATTGCGACCGCCGGGACGTATGCTGGTTCGGGACGCGCAATGCTGGGCTTCTGGAATTAATTGGTGATGGAGATATGTGGCGGTTCCAACGACATCTGCCCGAAAAGAACTGGATCACGGCGATTCATGAACGGGCCAACGGCGATTTGTGGGTCTCTTCGTTTCTGGGTTTGTTCTGGCGCAATGGCGAAGGCGCCTGGCATCGACTCACTTCCAGCGATGGATTGCCGAGCACCATCGTCAGCCATTTGGTGCCGCATGGCGAGGATGAAATATGGATCGTTACGACGGCCGGCGTTGCCGTATACCGCTTCTCGACAGGCCAGATTAGGAGCTACGCTGGAGAAACCGAGCATCAGAAAAACTTCCTCTGGACATCGTCCATCTACCAGAACGCGCGCGGCGAGATCATCGTCGGTGGTTTGAACGGCTTCCTCGTGTTTCATCCGGATCGGGTGAAAGCGCTCGACAACCACATACCCCCGATCGTGCACGTTGAAAAGTTGGTCGGCACGTCAGGCCATCCGGCACAGTACGTTTCGAATCGTGATCCTCGTTTTTCGTACGAAGACCGGGATATTGACATCACCTTCACGGGATTGCATTACGACAATCCGGATAAAATACGTTACGCCTATCGACTTGCCGGCTACGACCAGGACTGGGTCGATGCCGGCACGCGGCGCAGCGCGCACTATGCCCGTTTGCCGTCAGGTCGTTACACCTTTGAAGTACGCGCTGCGAATCCTGACGGCCTCTGGAGCGAATCCGTAGTGTATCCGTTTGGCGTTGCCCCGCCTTTCTGGCGGCACCCCGTCGCCTATGTGTTGTATCTGATTTTTATGGGGGGAGGCATTTATCTGGTGTACAGCGCCCAGCGCAATCGCCTCATCCAACGCGAACGCCTCGCTTCGGCTCAGGAGCGCGCCCTCCTCATCGAGCAGCTCGACCGGACCAAGTCCCGCTTCTTCGTCAACCTCTCGCACGAGTTTCGCACCCCGCTCACCCTCCTCCTCGGCCCGGTCCGCGACGCCCTCGACGGGGCCTACGGCGAGCTCGACCCCCGCTTCCACGGCCAGCTCGGCGCCATGCACCGCGCCGCCGACCGGCTCCACCGTTTGATCAATCAGCTGCTCGACCTCGCCAAACTCGAGGCCGGCGGCATGCGCCTCGAAGCCCGCCAGGGTGACCTCGTCGCCTTCGTCCGCGCCCTCACCCTCTCTTTCGCCTCCCGCGCCGAGCGCGAGGGCAAACACCTCCAGCTGGACACCCACGCCGAGGCCGCCGAGGTTTACTTTGACCGCGACAAGCTCGAGAAGATCGTCTACAACCTGCTCTCGAACGCCTTCAAGTTCACCGCCGCCGGCGGCAAGATCCGCGTCTCGGTGGCGGCCTCGGAGGGCAGCGCCCGGATCGTCGTCCGCGACACCGGCGAGGGCATCCCCGCCGGCGAGCTGCCGCACATCTTCGACCGCTTTCACCAGGCCGACGCCTCGCCCACGCGCCGGCACGAGGGCAGCGGCATCGGGCTTTCGCTGGCGAAGGAACTGGCCGAACTCCACGGCGGCACGCTGACGGCCGAGAGCCAGCAAGGCTTCGGCAGCGCATTCACGCTGACGCTCCCGCTGGGCCGCGCCCACCTGCGGGATGAGGACCTCATCGCTGAAGAAACATTACCACAGGTGGACAAGCTGGACGCGGCGGACCCAGTGCAGCAGATCCTGTCCCGCGCGTCCAGCCTGTCCGCCCAGGTCTCACCCCCCACCGCCACCATCCTCCTCGTCGACGACAACGCCGACGTGCGCGCCTACCTGAAGAGCCACCTCGCCGGCTACCGCATCCTGGAAGCCGAAGACGGCGAGGCCGGCCTGGCGCTGGCGATCGCCGAGTCGCCGGACCTGGTGATCAGCGACGTGATGATGCCGAAGCTGGACGGCTACGGACTCTGCGCGGCGCTACGGAAGGACCGGCGGACGCAAGACATCCCGGTGGTGCTGCTGACGGCGAAGGCGGCGGAGGAGAACAAGCTGGAAGGCCTCGGCGCCGGCGCGGACGACTACCTGTACAAACCCTTCAGTGCCCGGGAGCTGCTGGCGCGGACGGAGAACCTGATCTACCGGCGCAAGCAGCTGAAGGCGAAGTACCGCCAGGAAGTGGTGCTGAAGCCGACGGAGATCACGGTGACGTCGGCGGACGCGGCGTGGCTGGAGAAGGTGCGGGGGATCGTGGAGGCGCAGATGGGAGACGGTCAGTTCGGGGTGGAGCGGCTGGCGGAGGAGGTGGGCCTGGGCCGGCGTCAGCTGCAGCGGAAGATGAACGAGCTGACGGGGGGAACGACACACCGGTTCATCCAGGAGCTGCGGCTGGAGCGGGCGCGGCAACTGCTGGAGCAGCAGGCCGGCAACGTGTCGGAGGTGGCGTACCGGGTGGGGTTCCGGGATCCGAGGCACTTCGCGCGGCTGTTCCAGCAGCAGTACGGGAAGCCGCCGTCGCGATGGAGATAA
- a CDS encoding fumarylacetoacetate hydrolase family protein has translation MLLYKTPAGAILHHLAGWRHIASIDWDDLLRREDLPEFLNQIVATAPAIEPRDLSDILPPIGRQEVWAAGVTYFRSRTARMEEASDAGGSSFYDRVYHADRPELFMKATAHRVVGHAGTLRLRKDSKWMVPEPELTLLVSPAGRINGYAIGNDMSCRDIEGENPLYLPQAKTFDQCAGLGPGIFVTRDPLPSDTAIRLQIYRNGRLVFEDNTALDQMRKTPDQLVSYLYREASFPDGCFLMTGTGIVPPDTFTLENGDAVHISIEPIGTLINTVSIF, from the coding sequence ATGCTTCTATACAAAACGCCTGCCGGCGCGATCCTGCACCATCTTGCAGGATGGCGCCATATCGCTTCGATCGACTGGGACGACCTGCTGCGACGGGAGGATTTACCCGAATTCTTGAACCAGATCGTGGCTACGGCGCCGGCTATCGAGCCTAGAGACCTGTCGGATATCCTGCCGCCGATCGGTCGGCAGGAAGTCTGGGCCGCCGGCGTAACGTATTTCCGCAGCCGGACGGCGCGCATGGAGGAGGCAAGCGATGCCGGCGGCAGCAGCTTTTACGATCGGGTGTATCATGCCGACCGCCCCGAGCTGTTTATGAAAGCCACGGCGCATCGTGTCGTGGGACACGCCGGCACCCTCCGCCTGCGGAAGGACTCGAAGTGGATGGTGCCCGAACCCGAACTCACCCTCCTCGTCAGCCCCGCCGGCCGGATCAACGGTTATGCGATCGGCAACGACATGAGCTGCCGGGATATCGAGGGCGAAAACCCGCTCTATCTCCCTCAGGCCAAGACGTTCGACCAGTGCGCCGGCCTCGGCCCGGGCATCTTCGTCACGCGCGATCCGCTCCCGTCGGACACGGCCATCCGCCTCCAGATCTACCGCAACGGACGGCTCGTGTTCGAGGACAATACCGCGCTCGATCAGATGCGCAAGACGCCCGACCAGCTAGTGTCCTACCTCTACCGGGAAGCCTCCTTCCCGGACGGCTGCTTTCTGATGACCGGCACCGGCATCGTGCCGCCCGATACGTTCACGCTGGAAAACGGCGATGCGGTTCATATCAGCATCGAACCGATCGGCACGCTCATCAATACGGTTTCCATTTTCTGA
- a CDS encoding CRTAC1 family protein, with product MRPYRTWRWLGLTVLAMGLGCQPATQPEAPAAAGDNLFTDVTEEAGLLGFHHVTGAFGEKWFPESMGSGCGFIDYDGDGLVDILLAGGGAWPQSGIEPPQAIWLYHNLGGGRFALVTREAGLADAPGYSIGFGVGDYDNDGDQDFVMTTLTQDRMYRNDGGVFTDVTDLSGIGDHSGWSTSAAFFDADRDGLVDLYIGNYVRWSPETDLFCTHDGTIKGYCTPETYDGLPGRFYHNQGDGTFADWTERAGFGAAYGTTLGILTFDFDRNEWPDLMFANDTRPDQLFVNNGDGTFTERGAQSGVAYDEKGRARAGMGIDAGVVDSTGEVTVFVGNFSREMIGVYRYGGSGYFLDRAAASKIGRSSLLTLTFGLALLDIDLDGDLDLFAANGHVQPDIEEFADNVRYAEPAHVFMNQGNGTFEDVAAHIGGAAARPIVARGLAYADIDNDGDQDVLVVENGRGAHLWRNEANAQGYLRVRTQGGPSNRGGLGVRIVAVAGSRRMERYIRSGSSYLTASEQVATFGLGGAGTEVDSLYLYWPSGHVDRHAGVPAGRQWLAVEGAASLEPDRAPSSSKTSPSP from the coding sequence TTCATCACGTCACCGGCGCGTTCGGCGAAAAATGGTTTCCCGAGTCGATGGGCTCCGGGTGCGGATTCATCGATTACGACGGCGACGGGCTCGTGGACATCCTGCTCGCCGGCGGCGGCGCGTGGCCGCAATCGGGCATCGAGCCCCCGCAGGCCATCTGGCTCTACCACAACCTGGGCGGCGGCCGCTTCGCGCTCGTCACCCGCGAGGCCGGTCTGGCCGACGCGCCGGGCTACAGCATCGGGTTCGGGGTGGGTGATTACGACAACGACGGCGACCAGGATTTTGTGATGACGACGCTGACGCAAGATCGGATGTACCGCAACGACGGCGGCGTCTTCACCGATGTGACCGACCTGTCCGGCATCGGCGATCATTCGGGATGGAGCACGTCGGCCGCATTTTTTGATGCGGACCGCGACGGGCTGGTCGACCTCTACATCGGCAACTACGTCAGATGGTCGCCCGAAACCGACCTCTTCTGCACACACGACGGCACGATCAAGGGGTACTGTACGCCGGAAACGTACGACGGGCTGCCGGGGCGCTTTTATCACAACCAGGGCGACGGCACCTTCGCCGACTGGACCGAGCGCGCCGGCTTCGGGGCGGCGTACGGCACGACGCTGGGCATCCTCACGTTCGACTTCGACCGCAACGAGTGGCCCGACCTCATGTTCGCCAACGACACGCGCCCCGATCAGCTGTTCGTCAACAACGGCGACGGCACCTTCACCGAGCGCGGCGCGCAGAGCGGCGTCGCGTACGACGAAAAAGGGCGCGCCCGCGCCGGCATGGGGATCGACGCCGGCGTGGTGGACTCCACCGGCGAGGTCACCGTCTTTGTCGGCAACTTCTCGCGCGAGATGATCGGCGTCTATCGCTATGGCGGGAGCGGTTATTTTCTCGACCGCGCGGCGGCGTCGAAGATCGGGCGGAGCAGTTTGCTCACCCTCACGTTCGGGCTGGCGCTCCTCGACATCGATCTGGATGGCGACCTCGACCTCTTCGCCGCGAACGGGCACGTCCAGCCGGATATCGAGGAATTTGCAGACAACGTGCGCTACGCCGAGCCGGCGCATGTCTTCATGAACCAGGGCAACGGCACCTTCGAGGACGTGGCCGCGCACATCGGCGGCGCGGCGGCGCGGCCTATCGTCGCGCGCGGCCTCGCCTATGCGGACATCGACAACGACGGCGACCAGGACGTGCTCGTCGTCGAGAACGGGCGCGGCGCGCATCTGTGGCGCAACGAGGCGAATGCGCAGGGGTACCTCCGGGTACGGACGCAGGGAGGCCCCAGCAACCGCGGCGGCCTCGGCGTGCGCATCGTCGCCGTCGCGGGATCCCGGCGGATGGAGCGGTATATTCGGAGTGGATCCAGCTACCTCACCGCCTCCGAGCAGGTGGCCACGTTCGGGCTCGGCGGGGCGGGAACGGAGGTGGACAGTCTCTACCTGTACTGGCCCAGCGGCCACGTGGATCGGCATGCCGGCGTCCCGGCCGGCCGGCAATGGCTCGCGGTGGAAGGCGCCGCGTCGCTCGAACCCGACCGGGCTCCCTCCTCGTCGAAAACATCCCCATCCCCATGA
- a CDS encoding dihydrodipicolinate synthase family protein: MNTQAITPKSLKSSVIAAPPLARKADLSVNHEENRKIIRFLEEGGLTTFLYAANANFYHVGLGEYASILEFLEETVSPNSTVIPAIGPAFGTMIAQARTLRRTAFPVALLLPATFAADSEGIEFGIRRLIDELGKPVIVEINQPDMMDPGDMHRLVRDGLVAAIVYSVRSENPIEDPYLRRLTDRIEPSTFVSGCGEFAAITHMRDFGMSTFVSGCVCVAPRLARKMHRAIQDGDYEIAENVRELFVPLDRIMEHYNPVRVVHEAVHLARIADAGALLPFLSNLEREQQQGVLRSVQQLMVDNVNFGV; encoded by the coding sequence GTGAATACACAAGCCATCACGCCCAAATCGCTGAAATCGAGCGTAATCGCGGCACCTCCGCTGGCGCGGAAGGCCGATCTTTCGGTCAACCACGAGGAAAACCGCAAGATCATCCGGTTCCTGGAAGAAGGGGGACTGACCACCTTTCTCTATGCCGCCAACGCCAATTTCTACCACGTCGGACTGGGTGAATATGCCTCGATCCTGGAGTTTCTGGAGGAAACTGTTTCCCCCAACTCGACCGTCATTCCCGCGATCGGGCCGGCGTTCGGGACCATGATCGCCCAGGCAAGGACGTTGCGGCGCACGGCGTTTCCGGTGGCGCTGCTCCTCCCCGCCACCTTCGCGGCCGACTCGGAGGGCATCGAATTCGGCATACGCCGGCTCATCGACGAACTCGGCAAGCCAGTCATCGTGGAGATCAATCAGCCCGATATGATGGACCCGGGCGACATGCACCGACTGGTGCGCGACGGCCTCGTCGCGGCCATCGTCTACTCCGTGCGGAGCGAGAACCCGATCGAGGATCCCTATCTCCGCCGGCTCACCGACCGCATCGAGCCGTCCACGTTTGTCAGCGGGTGCGGCGAGTTCGCCGCCATCACGCATATGCGCGATTTCGGGATGAGCACCTTCGTCTCCGGCTGCGTCTGCGTCGCCCCCCGGCTGGCCCGCAAGATGCACCGCGCCATCCAGGACGGCGACTACGAGATCGCCGAGAACGTCCGGGAACTGTTCGTCCCCCTCGACCGCATCATGGAGCACTACAACCCGGTGCGCGTCGTGCACGAAGCCGTCCATCTCGCCCGCATCGCCGACGCCGGCGCGCTCCTGCCGTTCCTCAGCAACCTCGAACGCGAGCAGCAGCAGGGCGTCCTCCGCAGCGTCCAGCAACTGATGGTGGATAACGTGAACTTCGGCGTCTGA
- a CDS encoding tetratricopeptide repeat protein has protein sequence MKPSISPRALFALLCLLAIGCGDRRAAPPIPDGDTAELLQAGEDALRQGYFEEALILADSAAARMPAAVEPLFLRGMIFTQTMRWDEAEASYQEVLKRDPEYLGAWNNLGNIALRQARVNDALTSYRNEIALHPAPRPWISVGRAYRELGMTDSATYAFDQALKLDSTALDAYLAYAQIREEEGEFDEGLRYARKAYARAPRNPDVQYVLGMLLTKTGNDAEAVEHLAAVTQVWPWHTESHYSLAQALQRLGRDEESARVLAEAEKLWQRQADVSFFQKAVTNDPDNAYNYAALGTALRLAGRFEDAVDAYKIALSLEGENLEFQNNLASLYFLQQDTLAAIRTYRAILQKDASMLSAWINLGVLHAVSGRPDLARQAWQQVLARDPQNEQAAAYIQRLDNEPARRP, from the coding sequence ATGAAGCCGTCGATCTCCCCTCGCGCCCTTTTCGCGTTGCTGTGCCTGCTGGCTATCGGCTGCGGCGACCGTCGCGCGGCGCCGCCGATCCCGGACGGCGACACGGCCGAGCTGCTGCAGGCCGGTGAAGATGCCCTGCGCCAGGGCTACTTCGAAGAGGCGCTCATCCTGGCCGACAGCGCGGCGGCGCGGATGCCGGCGGCCGTCGAGCCGCTCTTCCTGCGGGGCATGATCTTCACCCAGACGATGCGCTGGGACGAGGCCGAAGCGTCGTATCAGGAGGTCCTCAAGCGCGACCCGGAGTACCTCGGCGCATGGAATAATCTCGGCAACATCGCCCTCCGGCAGGCGCGGGTGAACGACGCCCTCACCAGCTATCGCAACGAAATCGCCCTGCATCCCGCCCCGCGGCCCTGGATCTCCGTCGGGCGCGCCTACCGGGAGCTCGGCATGACCGACAGCGCGACCTACGCCTTCGATCAGGCGCTCAAGCTGGACTCGACCGCGCTCGACGCCTATCTGGCTTATGCCCAGATCCGCGAGGAAGAAGGCGAGTTCGACGAAGGCCTGCGTTATGCCCGCAAGGCGTACGCCCGCGCGCCCCGCAATCCCGACGTGCAGTACGTCCTCGGGATGCTGCTCACCAAGACCGGCAACGATGCGGAGGCCGTGGAGCACCTCGCCGCCGTGACGCAGGTATGGCCGTGGCACACCGAGTCGCATTACAGTCTGGCCCAGGCGCTGCAGCGGCTCGGTCGCGACGAGGAGAGCGCCCGGGTACTCGCCGAAGCGGAAAAGCTGTGGCAGCGGCAGGCCGACGTGTCTTTCTTCCAGAAGGCCGTCACCAACGACCCCGACAACGCCTACAACTACGCCGCGCTCGGCACGGCGCTCCGGCTCGCCGGCCGCTTCGAGGATGCCGTCGACGCCTACAAGATCGCCCTCTCGCTGGAGGGGGAAAACCTCGAATTCCAGAATAACCTCGCTTCGCTGTATTTCCTTCAGCAGGATACGCTCGCGGCGATCCGGACGTACCGCGCCATTCTTCAGAAGGATGCCAGCATGCTCAGCGCGTGGATCAACCTCGGGGTGCTCCACGCCGTGTCCGGCCGGCCCGATCTGGCCCGGCAGGCCTGGCAGCAGGTGCTCGCACGCGACCCGCAAAACGAACAGGCGGCCGCGTATATCCAACGACTCGACAACGAGCCGGCGCGCCGGCCTTAA